The Deinococcus apachensis DSM 19763 genome has a segment encoding these proteins:
- the rplT gene encoding 50S ribosomal protein L20 — MPRVKTGTVRRRRHKKVLKRAKGFWGSRSKQYRNAFQTLLNAATYEYRDRRNKKRDFRRLWIQRINAGARLHGMNYSTFINGLKRAGVDLNRKVLADIAAREPEAFQVLVNTAKGARNQ, encoded by the coding sequence ATGCCGCGCGTCAAGACCGGGACCGTCCGCCGCCGCCGCCACAAGAAGGTGCTCAAGCGCGCCAAGGGCTTCTGGGGCAGCCGCTCCAAGCAGTACCGCAACGCCTTCCAGACGCTGCTCAACGCCGCGACCTACGAGTACCGCGACCGCCGCAACAAGAAGCGCGACTTCCGCCGCCTGTGGATTCAGCGCATCAACGCGGGCGCCCGCCTGCATGGGATGAACTACTCCACCTTCATCAACGGCCTCAAGCGCGCCGGGGTGGACCTCAACCGCAAGGTGCTCGCCGACATCGCCGCCCGCGAGCCCGAGGCTTTCCAGGTGCTGGTGAACACCGCCAAGGGTGCCCGCAACCAGTAA
- a CDS encoding ABC transporter substrate-binding protein, whose protein sequence is MKRLMLTLALTATASAQTVTVDFWHSFGDAKRAGWIQARADEYNKAHPGVKVVPAYKGGYNDSLQATILAARQGKPPALVQIFEVGSQLALDSGAFQPVSGIKAVDFSDYIKPVINYYTIGGKVNSLPFNSSSPVLYFNKNLMQKAGLDPKRPPTTYGALLKACEKIKAAGLDAKCMTAAVYGWFVEQWMSEQGALLVNNGNGRQGRATASNLDSAAARRIFQFFKDVNDKGYYTYTGKLADTDGSNAIFNNQKAVFNLNSTADIGNVNDAAKKAGFGLGIGVLPIPDGVKRNGVVIGGASLWIAKNISKPQAEAALDFALYMTNTKNMADWHKLTGYYPVRTSSIALLRRQGWFTQTPLQLVAFNQLLATTPNVASAGALNGTAIQTRQIIEQGIQKVLGGQSVDAALKDTKAQVDAALREYNQNFR, encoded by the coding sequence ATGAAACGACTCATGCTCACGCTCGCCCTGACTGCCACCGCCTCGGCCCAGACCGTCACGGTGGATTTCTGGCACTCGTTCGGCGACGCCAAGCGCGCGGGCTGGATTCAGGCCCGCGCCGACGAGTACAACAAGGCCCACCCCGGGGTGAAGGTCGTGCCCGCGTACAAGGGGGGCTACAATGATTCCCTCCAGGCGACCATCCTGGCCGCGCGTCAGGGCAAGCCGCCCGCCCTGGTCCAGATCTTCGAGGTCGGCAGTCAGCTCGCGCTGGACTCGGGAGCCTTCCAGCCGGTGAGCGGGATCAAGGCGGTGGACTTCAGCGACTACATCAAACCGGTGATCAACTACTACACCATTGGCGGGAAGGTGAACTCGCTGCCCTTCAACTCGTCGAGCCCGGTGCTGTACTTCAACAAGAACCTGATGCAGAAGGCGGGGCTGGACCCCAAGCGGCCCCCCACGACGTATGGCGCGCTGCTCAAGGCCTGCGAGAAGATCAAGGCGGCGGGCCTCGACGCCAAGTGCATGACCGCGGCGGTGTACGGCTGGTTCGTGGAGCAGTGGATGAGCGAGCAGGGCGCCCTCCTGGTGAACAACGGCAACGGGCGTCAGGGCCGCGCGACCGCGAGCAACCTGGACAGCGCCGCCGCCCGCCGCATCTTCCAGTTCTTCAAGGACGTGAATGACAAGGGCTACTACACGTACACGGGCAAGCTGGCAGACACCGACGGCAGCAACGCGATCTTTAACAACCAGAAGGCGGTGTTTAACCTCAACTCGACCGCCGATATCGGCAACGTGAATGACGCGGCGAAGAAGGCGGGGTTCGGGCTGGGGATCGGCGTGCTGCCCATCCCGGACGGGGTCAAGCGCAACGGCGTGGTGATTGGCGGGGCCAGCCTGTGGATCGCCAAGAACATCAGCAAGCCGCAGGCGGAGGCCGCCCTCGACTTCGCGCTGTACATGACGAACACGAAGAACATGGCCGACTGGCATAAGCTGACGGGCTACTACCCGGTCCGCACCTCCTCCATCGCGCTGCTGCGCCGCCAGGGCTGGTTCACCCAGACGCCGCTGCAACTCGTGGCCTTTAACCAGTTGCTGGCGACCACCCCCAACGTCGCCTCAGCGGGGGCGCTGAACGGCACGGCGATCCAGACGCGCCAGATCATCGAACAGGGCATCCAGAAGGTGCTGGGCGGGCAGAGCGTGGACGCCGCGCTGAAGGACACCAAGGCGCAGGTGGACGCCGCTCTGCGCGAGTACAACCAGAACTTCCGCTGA
- a CDS encoding carbohydrate ABC transporter permease, whose protein sequence is MALDRLEVRRAAPSVSGRRRLSHALTHAALIVAVFLVAVPLLFALVKATQPSDQVITPNLLPGGAFFSNLGRVWTEANLGRYMLNSLIVTVAVVVGKTILSVLAALAFVYFRFPLRSLSFALVLFTLMLPTELLIVALFDLVSTRLGWANSYLAIIVPFLASATGTFLFRQHFMNIPTSLADAARIDGCGPLLFLRHVLLPLSLNTIGALAVIQFVYVWDQYLWPLVIMQSDERQVVQVGLRKLIDVGGQTDWGAVMAGAIVTLLPPLLVFTVLQEQFSKGFALGQDK, encoded by the coding sequence ATGGCGCTTGACCGGCTGGAGGTCCGGCGCGCGGCCCCGTCGGTGAGCGGGCGCAGGCGCCTCTCGCACGCCCTGACGCACGCCGCGCTCATCGTGGCGGTGTTTCTCGTCGCGGTGCCGCTGCTCTTCGCGCTCGTCAAGGCGACGCAGCCCAGCGATCAGGTCATCACGCCCAACCTGCTCCCCGGCGGGGCGTTCTTCAGCAACTTGGGGCGGGTATGGACCGAGGCGAACCTGGGGCGGTACATGCTCAACTCGCTCATCGTGACGGTCGCGGTGGTCGTGGGCAAGACGATCCTCTCCGTCCTCGCCGCGCTCGCCTTCGTCTATTTCCGCTTCCCGCTGCGCTCGCTCTCCTTCGCCCTGGTGCTGTTCACCCTGATGCTGCCGACCGAACTGCTCATCGTGGCGCTGTTCGATCTCGTGTCCACGCGGCTGGGGTGGGCGAACTCGTACCTGGCGATCATCGTGCCATTCCTGGCCTCGGCGACGGGGACCTTCCTCTTCCGGCAGCACTTCATGAATATTCCAACTTCTCTGGCAGACGCGGCGCGGATTGACGGCTGCGGGCCGCTGCTCTTCCTGCGCCACGTGCTGCTGCCGCTGAGCCTGAACACCATCGGGGCGCTCGCCGTGATCCAGTTCGTGTACGTGTGGGACCAGTACCTCTGGCCCCTCGTGATCATGCAGAGTGATGAGCGGCAGGTCGTGCAGGTGGGCCTGCGGAAGCTGATCGACGTGGGCGGGCAGACCGACTGGGGCGCGGTGATGGCGGGCGCCATCGTGACCCTGCTGCCGCCGTTGCTGGTCTTCACGGTGTTGCAGGAGCAGTTCAGCAAGGGCTTCGCGCTCGGGCAGGACAAGTGA
- a CDS encoding DUF2171 domain-containing protein codes for MTQNDGQNDQAAAQIDDRLMQDLRQRLESEGDHMQVKDVNGEYVGTVDHIEGDQLKLTRSGSHDGQHHYVPLSQVRGMDDVAVYLSIPHSDVQ; via the coding sequence ATGACCCAGAACGACGGACAGAACGACCAGGCCGCCGCCCAGATCGACGACCGTCTCATGCAGGACCTTCGTCAGCGCCTGGAGAGCGAGGGCGATCACATGCAGGTCAAGGACGTGAACGGCGAGTACGTCGGCACGGTGGACCATATTGAGGGCGATCAGCTCAAGCTGACCCGCAGCGGCAGCCACGACGGCCAGCACCACTACGTCCCCCTCTCGCAGGTGCGGGGCATGGACGATGTGGCGGTGTACCTGAGTATCCCGCACAGCGACGTGCAGTAA
- a CDS encoding amylosucrase, giving the protein MLKTDLAARLRGAFDDDRDADTFLLRLERYGDDLLQSLRAVYGEEADALLERLLEVMLHAFHARPADLRRLDEARLLRPDWLQAPEMVGYVAYTDRFAGTLKGVGERLDYLEGLGVGYLHLMPLLRPREGENDGGYAVADYRSVRPDLGTMDDLSALARGLRGRGISLVLDLVLNHVAREHEWGQKARAGDAKYRAYFHIFPDRAAPDAFEVTLPEVFPDFAPGNFTWDDEAGGWVWTTFNSYQWDLNWANPDVFLEFVDIILHLANRGVEVFRLDAIAFIWKRLGTTSQNQPEVHLLTRALRAAARIVAPAVAFKAEAIVAPADLIHYLGRGVHYGKVSDMAYHNSLMVQLWSSLASRNTRLFEEALRAFPPKPTSTTWGVYVRCHDDIGWAISDEDAARAGLSGPGHRHFLSDFYSGEFPGSFARGLVFQYNPETGDRRISGSAASLAGLEEALETGDPGRIDDAVRRLLLLHAVILGFGGMPLLYMGDELALLNDYAFEDVPEHAPDNRWVHRPRMDWALAQAVRAEEEGGTPHTPAARVNAGLRHLLRVRQEAPHLHASIESHVLPSPDGRVLLLRREHPLGTLVQAYNFSEDTVMLPSYVLREVLGDHAQDRLSGSVFSLDRPTVRLDPYRALWLTTSEVPV; this is encoded by the coding sequence GTGCTGAAGACCGATCTGGCGGCGCGGCTGCGGGGCGCCTTCGACGACGACCGCGACGCCGACACCTTCCTGCTGCGACTGGAACGTTACGGCGACGACCTCTTGCAGAGCCTGCGCGCCGTGTACGGTGAGGAGGCGGACGCGCTGCTGGAGCGCCTGCTGGAGGTGATGCTCCACGCCTTCCACGCCCGCCCGGCCGACCTACGCAGGCTGGACGAGGCCCGGCTCCTGCGCCCCGACTGGCTCCAGGCCCCCGAGATGGTGGGCTACGTTGCCTACACGGACCGCTTCGCCGGGACGCTGAAGGGCGTGGGGGAGCGTCTGGACTACCTGGAGGGCCTGGGCGTGGGCTACCTCCACCTGATGCCCCTCCTGAGGCCCCGCGAGGGCGAGAACGACGGCGGCTACGCGGTCGCCGACTACCGCTCCGTGCGCCCGGACCTGGGCACGATGGACGACCTCTCGGCCCTCGCCCGGGGGTTGCGGGGCCGGGGCATCAGCTTGGTCCTCGACCTCGTCCTCAACCACGTGGCGCGCGAACACGAGTGGGGGCAGAAGGCGCGGGCCGGTGACGCCAAGTACCGTGCCTACTTCCACATCTTCCCCGACCGCGCGGCGCCCGACGCCTTTGAAGTGACCCTCCCTGAGGTCTTCCCCGACTTCGCGCCCGGCAACTTCACCTGGGATGACGAGGCGGGGGGCTGGGTCTGGACCACCTTCAACTCCTACCAGTGGGACCTGAACTGGGCGAACCCGGACGTGTTCCTGGAGTTCGTGGACATCATCCTGCACCTTGCCAACCGGGGGGTGGAGGTGTTCCGGCTGGACGCCATCGCCTTTATCTGGAAGCGCCTGGGCACGACCAGCCAGAACCAGCCGGAGGTTCATCTGCTCACCCGGGCGCTGAGGGCCGCCGCCCGGATCGTGGCCCCCGCCGTCGCCTTCAAGGCCGAGGCCATCGTGGCGCCCGCCGACCTGATCCACTATCTGGGGCGAGGCGTTCACTACGGCAAGGTCAGCGATATGGCCTACCACAACAGCCTGATGGTGCAGCTCTGGTCCAGCCTCGCGAGCCGCAACACCCGGCTGTTCGAGGAGGCCCTGCGTGCCTTTCCCCCCAAGCCCACGAGCACGACCTGGGGCGTCTACGTCCGCTGCCACGACGACATCGGCTGGGCAATCTCCGACGAGGATGCGGCCCGGGCGGGGCTGAGTGGGCCCGGCCACCGGCACTTCCTGAGCGACTTCTACAGCGGTGAGTTCCCGGGCTCCTTCGCCCGCGGGCTGGTCTTCCAGTACAACCCGGAAACGGGTGACCGGCGCATCAGCGGCTCTGCGGCGAGCCTGGCGGGGCTGGAGGAGGCGCTGGAGACCGGCGACCCGGGCCGCATCGACGACGCCGTGCGAAGGCTGCTGCTCCTCCACGCCGTCATCCTGGGTTTCGGGGGCATGCCGCTGCTGTACATGGGCGATGAACTCGCGCTGCTCAACGACTACGCCTTCGAGGATGTGCCCGAACACGCCCCCGACAACCGCTGGGTCCATCGCCCCCGCATGGACTGGGCGCTGGCCCAGGCGGTGCGGGCTGAGGAGGAGGGGGGAACGCCCCACACCCCCGCCGCGCGGGTGAACGCCGGGCTGCGCCACCTGCTGCGGGTGCGTCAGGAGGCCCCCCACCTCCACGCCAGCATCGAGAGCCACGTGCTGCCCAGCCCCGACGGGCGCGTGCTGCTGCTGCGCCGCGAGCATCCCCTGGGGACGCTGGTGCAGGCGTACAACTTCAGCGAGGACACGGTCATGCTGCCGAGCTACGTGCTGCGCGAAGTGCTGGGTGATCACGCCCAGGACCGCCTGAGCGGCAGCGTCTTCTCCCTCGACCGCCCTACCGTGCGGCTGGACCCTTACCGGGCGCTGTGGCTGACCACCTCCGAGGTGCCGGTGTGA
- a CDS encoding phosphotransferase — protein MIPGGLPTHRFPVLEARFGPLTPMDAGMQSRVYAAAGGDVVVKVYRNHQGHHRLEAGNMRRADLGDWVVDTVEADGVEALIMRRFPGRPLRAADVPEALPRLREILEVLHREQQGRVDLRRLRERLRRFRSSLAAYPLDDLFDAVELPLERGLLDQPAAFCHLDLWHDNILIAPGGDVLVIDWTKAGWDDPLRDVALLKTGTLDLLNPDASLDAALTFLPDQSPETVTRLRAYLAHTYLHDLYWFLMNEPYEFDRQQRLKLPRARHVLARLPG, from the coding sequence GTGATTCCGGGCGGCCTGCCAACCCACCGCTTTCCCGTGCTGGAAGCCCGCTTCGGGCCGCTGACGCCGATGGACGCGGGGATGCAGAGCCGGGTCTACGCGGCGGCGGGCGGCGACGTGGTCGTGAAGGTGTACCGCAACCACCAGGGGCACCACCGCCTGGAGGCGGGGAACATGCGCCGCGCCGATCTCGGCGACTGGGTAGTGGACACCGTGGAGGCTGACGGCGTGGAGGCCCTGATCATGCGCCGCTTTCCGGGCCGCCCCCTGCGCGCCGCCGACGTGCCCGAGGCCCTGCCCCGCCTCCGTGAAATCCTGGAGGTCCTCCACCGCGAGCAACAGGGCCGGGTGGACCTGCGAAGGCTCAGAGAGAGACTCCGGCGTTTTCGCAGTTCCCTTGCGGCCTACCCGCTCGACGACCTCTTCGACGCGGTCGAGCTGCCGCTGGAACGGGGCCTGCTCGACCAGCCCGCCGCCTTCTGCCACCTCGACCTATGGCACGACAACATCCTGATCGCGCCGGGCGGCGACGTACTGGTGATCGACTGGACGAAGGCGGGCTGGGACGACCCGTTGCGAGACGTGGCGCTCTTGAAAACCGGTACGCTCGATCTGCTCAACCCGGACGCCAGCCTGGACGCCGCCCTGACCTTCCTGCCCGACCAAAGCCCGGAGACGGTGACGCGGCTGCGCGCCTACCTGGCCCATACCTACCTGCACGACCTGTACTGGTTCCTGATGAACGAGCCGTATGAGTTCGACCGCCAGCAGCGGCTGAAATTGCCCCGCGCCCGGCATGTGCTGGCGCGTCTGCCGGGGTAG
- the rpmI gene encoding 50S ribosomal protein L35, whose protein sequence is MPKMKTKKSMTRRVKVTGTGKVMAFKSGKRHQNTGKSGDEIRGKGKGFVLAKSEWARMKLGLLAKGK, encoded by the coding sequence ATGCCGAAGATGAAGACGAAGAAGAGCATGACCCGCCGGGTGAAGGTCACGGGCACCGGCAAGGTCATGGCGTTCAAGAGTGGCAAGCGCCACCAGAACACTGGCAAGAGCGGCGACGAGATTCGCGGCAAGGGCAAGGGCTTTGTGCTCGCCAAGAGCGAGTGGGCCCGCATGAAGCTCGGGCTGCTGGCGAAGGGAAAGTGA
- a CDS encoding carbohydrate ABC transporter permease, with the protein MTVIPTAPTEAAPAARETTAAPAFRGRLLPWLFLAPTLLVLAVFLYLPAAQTLSLSTYRSNIVLGTRQFVGLSNFAELLSSPAYRQVAGQTLAFVALVVVLGLGLGLGLAWLASRPIRGGRIYRLLLIFPYALSPAVAGTLWLFLFNPEVGAVNQLLGSLFGVRPRWLDDPTLAFGLVTAAAVWKGLGYNVVFYLAALTNLPKEVLEAAEIDGANGWQSFWRVVVPLLSPMTFFLLFTNVVYALFDSFGLVDILTRGGPVEGQAGVTTFLVYQLYEDAFRNFRTGIAAAEAVLMLLLVGVITLLQFRFGSRRVHYGA; encoded by the coding sequence ATGACCGTCATTCCCACCGCGCCCACGGAGGCCGCCCCCGCCGCCCGGGAGACCACCGCGGCCCCCGCCTTCCGCGGCCGCCTGCTCCCGTGGCTCTTTCTCGCGCCCACCCTGCTTGTCCTCGCCGTCTTCCTGTACCTGCCCGCCGCGCAGACCCTCTCGCTCAGCACCTACCGCAGCAACATCGTCCTGGGCACCCGGCAGTTCGTGGGCCTCTCCAACTTCGCCGAGCTGTTGAGCAGCCCCGCCTACCGCCAGGTCGCCGGACAGACCCTGGCCTTCGTGGCGCTCGTCGTCGTGCTGGGGTTGGGTCTGGGGTTGGGGCTCGCGTGGCTGGCGAGCCGACCTATTCGCGGGGGGCGCATCTACCGGCTGCTGCTGATCTTCCCGTACGCGCTGTCCCCGGCGGTCGCGGGAACGTTGTGGCTCTTCCTGTTCAACCCCGAGGTTGGGGCCGTGAACCAGCTCCTCGGCTCGCTCTTCGGCGTGCGGCCCCGCTGGCTGGACGACCCCACCCTCGCCTTCGGGCTGGTGACCGCCGCCGCTGTGTGGAAGGGCCTGGGATACAACGTGGTCTTCTACCTCGCCGCGCTGACCAACCTGCCCAAGGAAGTGCTCGAAGCCGCCGAGATCGACGGGGCGAACGGCTGGCAGAGCTTCTGGCGGGTGGTCGTGCCGCTGCTCTCGCCCATGACCTTTTTCCTGCTCTTCACCAACGTCGTGTACGCGCTGTTTGACTCCTTCGGGCTGGTGGACATCCTGACGCGTGGCGGGCCGGTCGAGGGGCAGGCGGGCGTGACGACCTTTCTGGTGTACCAGCTCTACGAGGACGCCTTCCGCAACTTCCGCACCGGCATCGCGGCGGCCGAGGCGGTGCTGATGCTGCTGCTCGTCGGCGTGATCACCCTGCTCCAGTTCCGCTTCGGCAGCCGGAGGGTCCACTATGGCGCTTGA
- a CDS encoding glycerophosphodiester phosphodiesterase family protein, which yields MPDMPHPLLLGHRGSPRQHRENTLPSFQAALDSGLDGVELDVRRLADGTLVVHHDERLFDGRHLAELTLRQLAPHPVPTLEEVFGWAVDTGAYLNVELKYESVRPDDRVARTAEGLRRHGLVGSTVVSSFNPLFLAALRNVAPEIERGLLFDRWPGVMPFLAAGLGVAALHPHHSLVTPGLMDLARRRGWRVNVWTVNDVDLARRLIRLGEAGLIGDVPEVLLAAR from the coding sequence ATGCCCGACATGCCCCACCCCCTCCTGCTCGGCCACCGCGGCTCGCCTCGGCAGCACCGCGAGAACACCCTGCCCAGTTTTCAAGCGGCCCTGGATTCAGGCCTGGACGGCGTGGAGCTCGACGTGCGGCGCCTCGCGGACGGCACCCTGGTTGTCCATCACGACGAGCGGCTGTTCGACGGGCGTCACCTGGCCGAGCTTACCCTCCGGCAACTCGCCCCCCACCCCGTGCCGACGCTGGAGGAGGTTTTCGGCTGGGCGGTGGACACGGGCGCGTATCTCAACGTCGAACTCAAGTACGAGTCGGTGCGGCCCGACGACCGGGTGGCGCGCACCGCCGAAGGATTGAGGCGTCACGGGCTGGTGGGGTCCACCGTCGTGTCGAGCTTCAACCCACTCTTTCTGGCTGCCCTGCGGAACGTGGCCCCCGAGATTGAGCGCGGGCTGCTCTTCGACCGGTGGCCGGGAGTGATGCCGTTCCTCGCCGCCGGGCTTGGTGTGGCGGCCCTCCACCCGCACCACTCCCTCGTGACCCCGGGGCTGATGGACCTGGCCCGGCGCCGGGGCTGGCGCGTCAATGTCTGGACGGTGAACGACGTGGACCTGGCGCGGCGCCTGATCAGGCTGGGCGAGGCCGGGTTGATCGGGGACGTGCCGGAGGTCCTGCTTGCAGCCCGCTGA